From Planococcus halocryophilus, the proteins below share one genomic window:
- a CDS encoding M24 family metallopeptidase: MNKIKQLQNYLKEQSVDAAFITDPYNVFYVSGFKSNPHERLLGVMVFAEAEPFLICPKMEIPDAKNAGWTGEIVGHEDTQNSMEILYKTAQSRGIDLKTMAVEKAHMTVERYEALLSFFSSLSIAQLDKQLNAMRVIKDDAELQILREAAALADYAIEVAARTIKEGITEIEVMTEIELALKKRGVTHMSFDTTVLTGDRAASPHGKTGQYKLKQGDLVLFDLGVVHKGYCSDITRTLALGEPNEEQKEVYDVVYRSEMAALEAVKPGVTAAELDQISRQVIADAGYGDYFTHRLGHGLGIDVHEFPSIHGQNTMKMEKGMVFTLEPGIYVPGKVGVRIEDDVAVTADGYEVLTKYPKELQIINN; the protein is encoded by the coding sequence ATGAACAAAATTAAGCAATTGCAAAACTATTTAAAAGAACAATCGGTTGATGCGGCGTTTATTACAGATCCTTATAATGTTTTTTACGTTAGCGGTTTCAAGAGCAATCCACATGAACGCTTATTAGGTGTTATGGTGTTCGCTGAAGCTGAACCATTTCTGATTTGTCCGAAAATGGAAATTCCAGATGCTAAAAATGCAGGGTGGACTGGTGAAATCGTTGGTCACGAAGATACGCAAAATTCGATGGAGATTTTGTATAAAACAGCTCAATCACGTGGGATTGATTTGAAAACGATGGCTGTTGAAAAAGCGCATATGACTGTTGAGCGTTACGAAGCACTTCTGTCATTTTTCAGCTCCCTCTCAATCGCTCAATTGGATAAGCAACTAAATGCCATGCGCGTCATAAAAGACGATGCGGAACTACAAATATTGCGAGAAGCAGCTGCATTAGCTGACTATGCAATTGAAGTAGCTGCTCGAACGATTAAAGAAGGCATTACTGAAATTGAAGTTATGACAGAAATCGAATTGGCATTGAAAAAACGTGGAGTTACGCATATGTCATTTGATACTACTGTTTTAACTGGTGATCGCGCAGCTTCACCACATGGCAAAACTGGCCAATACAAACTTAAACAAGGCGATTTAGTTTTGTTTGATCTTGGTGTTGTTCATAAAGGCTATTGCTCAGATATCACTCGTACATTAGCACTTGGTGAACCGAATGAAGAACAAAAAGAAGTATATGATGTTGTATATCGTTCTGAAATGGCAGCTCTTGAAGCGGTTAAACCAGGCGTAACAGCAGCTGAACTAGACCAGATTTCACGCCAAGTGATTGCAGATGCTGGATATGGTGATTATTTCACTCACCGCCTAGGACACGGTCTTGGAATTGATGTTCATGAATTCCCTTCGATTCACGGACAAAACACGATGAAGATGGAAAAAGGTATGGTCTTCACATTAGAGCCGGGTATTTACGTTCCAGGAAAAGTTGGTGTTCGCATTGAAGACGATGTAGCTGTAACAGCTGACGGCTATGAAGTGTTAACTAAATATCCAAAAGAACTTCAAATTATTAATAACTAA
- the queD gene encoding 6-carboxytetrahydropterin synthase QueD has protein sequence MMQQFYPTVSHNYQFELNKDMHFSAAHFIPSEDAGKCKVMHGHTYHLNITIGGNQLDSIGFLIDFKLLKELIHKKYDHSVLNDHPEFANKFPTTELLAQQVWQSIQTMLQATINRPNCLQVIVRETPTSYVVYRPRQEDLL, from the coding sequence ATGATGCAGCAATTTTATCCGACGGTTTCTCATAATTATCAATTTGAACTCAATAAAGACATGCATTTTTCTGCCGCTCATTTCATCCCAAGTGAAGATGCCGGAAAATGTAAAGTGATGCATGGGCATACCTACCACCTCAATATTACAATCGGGGGCAATCAGCTCGATTCCATCGGTTTTCTAATTGATTTTAAATTACTGAAAGAGTTGATCCATAAAAAATACGACCATAGTGTTTTAAATGATCATCCTGAATTTGCAAACAAATTTCCGACAACCGAACTTCTTGCTCAACAAGTATGGCAATCGATTCAAACAATGCTTCAAGCAACAATCAATCGACCAAATTGTCTGCAAGTCATTGTTCGCGAGACACCGACAAGCTACGTCGTATACCGACCACGTCAGGAGGATTTGTTATGA
- a CDS encoding DRTGG domain-containing protein: MATKHEQILAYIETLAVGEKISVRRIAKDLQVSEGTAYRAIKEAETKRLVSTIERVGTIRIERKKKENIERLTYAEIVNIVDGQVLGGRAGLHKSLNKFVIGAMQLEDMMRYTEAGNLLIVGNRYKAHEYALRAGAAVLVTGGFEAADQVKKLADEFELPVISTSYDTFTVATMINRAIYDQLIKKEILLIEDILIPLEVTAHLNLKEPISRYHGLNEETTHGGFPVVDHTNKLVGIITSRDVIGHSAKELVEKVMTKDPITVSMQTSVAAAGHRMIWEGIDLLPVADDHGKLKGVISRQDVLKAIQTAQRQPQQGETIDDIIKSQLHQQISDKLILEFRVTPQMTNAYGSISHAAYTMILTEAASAILKTKNRKDSVLENASIYFLKPVQLDALVLVRPQILDISRKSAKVDVEVSLENEIVGKAMLTFQLLDR; encoded by the coding sequence ATGGCGACTAAACATGAACAAATATTAGCGTATATTGAGACTTTAGCCGTAGGTGAGAAAATTTCAGTGCGGCGTATTGCAAAGGATTTGCAAGTAAGCGAAGGAACGGCTTACCGAGCGATAAAAGAAGCGGAAACAAAGCGATTGGTTTCGACCATAGAACGCGTTGGGACCATTCGAATCGAACGTAAAAAGAAGGAAAATATTGAGCGACTTACATATGCTGAAATTGTAAATATTGTCGATGGACAAGTACTAGGCGGTAGAGCGGGATTGCACAAATCATTGAACAAATTTGTGATTGGGGCAATGCAGCTAGAAGACATGATGCGTTATACGGAAGCGGGCAATTTATTGATTGTTGGTAACCGGTACAAAGCGCATGAGTATGCACTTCGCGCGGGTGCAGCAGTACTCGTTACAGGTGGGTTTGAAGCAGCTGATCAAGTAAAAAAATTGGCGGATGAATTTGAATTGCCTGTCATTTCAACTAGCTATGATACGTTTACAGTAGCAACGATGATTAACCGAGCAATTTACGATCAATTGATCAAAAAAGAGATTTTATTAATTGAAGATATCTTAATTCCGTTAGAGGTAACGGCACATTTGAATCTTAAAGAGCCAATTAGCCGCTACCATGGGCTAAATGAAGAAACAACTCATGGCGGATTTCCAGTAGTTGATCATACGAACAAGCTAGTCGGTATTATTACATCGCGGGATGTAATTGGGCATTCAGCTAAAGAATTAGTGGAAAAAGTGATGACCAAAGATCCGATAACCGTTTCCATGCAAACAAGCGTTGCCGCTGCAGGACATCGTATGATTTGGGAAGGCATTGATTTACTGCCGGTCGCAGATGATCATGGCAAGCTAAAAGGTGTCATTAGTCGACAGGACGTATTAAAAGCGATTCAAACAGCACAGCGTCAACCACAACAAGGCGAAACTATTGATGACATTATCAAGAGCCAACTACATCAGCAAATAAGCGATAAATTGATTTTGGAGTTCCGTGTTACACCTCAAATGACCAATGCATACGGTTCAATCTCTCATGCTGCGTATACGATGATTTTGACGGAAGCGGCGTCGGCGATTTTGAAAACAAAAAACCGTAAAGACAGCGTACTAGAAAACGCATCAATTTACTTTTTAAAGCCTGTTCAACTAGATGCACTTGTCTTGGTGCGACCGCAAATTTTGGATATTAGTCGAAAGTCGGCAAAAGTGGATGTTGAAGTATCATTAGAAAACGAAATTGTGGGCAAAGCCATGTTAACCTTCCAATTATTGGATCGCTAA
- the queE gene encoding 7-carboxy-7-deazaguanine synthase QueE, whose protein sequence is MKIPVMEIFGPTVQGEGMVMGQKTMFVRTAGCDYSCSWCDSKFTWDGTGTSVSKQPADIVEELIQTGGENFSHVTISGGNPALHKGIGELVELCHQQGWKVAVETQASIWQEWMPAIDDITLSPKPPSSGMKTDFAKLDLFLEKLQTANVSLKVVVFDQDDFAYAENLHQRYPNVPFFLQTGNEDTITTDDAQLVSNLLERYEQLIDYHVKSPIMNDAKVLPQLHTLVWGNKRGV, encoded by the coding sequence ATGAAAATTCCTGTAATGGAAATATTCGGTCCAACTGTTCAAGGAGAAGGCATGGTAATGGGTCAAAAAACGATGTTTGTCCGCACAGCGGGCTGTGATTATTCTTGTTCTTGGTGTGATTCCAAATTCACTTGGGACGGCACAGGGACTAGCGTTTCGAAACAACCAGCTGATATTGTCGAAGAGTTGATCCAAACTGGTGGCGAAAATTTTTCACATGTCACCATTTCAGGCGGGAACCCTGCACTACACAAAGGGATTGGCGAACTAGTAGAACTTTGTCATCAACAAGGTTGGAAAGTAGCAGTAGAAACGCAAGCCTCTATTTGGCAAGAATGGATGCCAGCAATCGACGACATTACCTTGTCACCAAAACCACCTAGTTCAGGCATGAAGACCGATTTTGCGAAACTAGATTTGTTTTTGGAGAAATTGCAAACAGCTAATGTCAGTTTAAAAGTGGTTGTTTTTGACCAAGATGATTTCGCCTATGCCGAAAACCTTCATCAGCGCTATCCGAATGTCCCGTTCTTTTTACAAACGGGCAATGAAGATACAATTACGACAGATGATGCTCAGCTTGTATCAAACTTACTCGAGCGCTATGAACAATTAATCGATTATCATGTGAAGTCCCCTATCATGAATGATGCGAAAGTGCTGCCACAATTGCATACGTTAGTATGGGGCAATAAACGAGGCGTTTAA
- a CDS encoding zinc ribbon domain-containing protein YjdM yields the protein MKALPNCPKCNSEYTYEDGSLLVCPECAHEWSLIADAEQAEEEKVVKDANGSILKDGDAVTVIKDLKVKGSSSTLKIGTKVKSIRLVEGDHDIDCKIDGFGPMKLKSEFVKKA from the coding sequence ATGAAAGCATTACCAAATTGTCCTAAATGTAATTCGGAATATACTTATGAAGATGGTAGTCTGTTGGTTTGTCCTGAATGTGCGCATGAATGGAGTCTTATTGCTGACGCAGAACAAGCTGAAGAAGAAAAAGTCGTGAAAGATGCAAATGGATCAATTTTAAAAGATGGCGATGCAGTTACAGTTATTAAAGATTTGAAAGTTAAAGGTAGCTCATCAACGTTGAAAATCGGCACAAAAGTAAAAAGCATCCGACTAGTCGAAGGCGATCATGATATTGACTGCAAAATCGATGGCTTTGGTCCAATGAAACTGAAATCAGAATTTGTGAAAAAAGCATAA
- a CDS encoding universal stress protein — translation MTLKYSQILVAVDGSKEAEWAFKKSVGIAERNNATLNLVNVIDTRSFAAIEAYDRSIADRAQKFAEDLLEEYKKEALAGGVEKVNIVVDYGSPKSMISRDLAQKVEADLIICGATGLNAVERFLIGSVSEHIVRSAKCDVLVVRTEEAQDDAPTEYYSADKAGKPENF, via the coding sequence ATGACATTAAAATACAGTCAAATTCTTGTAGCGGTAGACGGTTCTAAAGAAGCAGAGTGGGCATTTAAAAAATCAGTGGGTATTGCGGAACGAAACAACGCCACATTAAACTTAGTAAATGTAATCGATACGCGTTCGTTTGCTGCAATTGAGGCTTATGACCGATCCATTGCTGACCGTGCGCAAAAGTTCGCTGAGGATTTATTGGAAGAGTATAAAAAAGAAGCGTTAGCCGGTGGTGTTGAAAAAGTGAATATTGTCGTCGATTACGGGTCTCCAAAATCCATGATTTCTAGAGACTTAGCTCAAAAAGTTGAGGCTGACTTAATTATTTGTGGTGCGACTGGATTGAATGCAGTTGAGCGCTTCCTAATCGGCAGTGTATCTGAACATATTGTCCGTTCTGCCAAATGCGACGTTTTGGTCGTCCGTACAGAAGAAGCTCAAGACGATGCACCTACTGAATATTACTCAGCAGACAAAGCTGGAAAACCTGAAAATTTTTAA
- a CDS encoding metal-dependent hydrolase has product MHISYHGHSVVKIKTGEFTILIDPFISGNKLTDLQVANEKPNAILLTHAHNDHVGDTVELAKNNNAQVVAPVELANYLSSQGVDAVGMNLGGAHKFDFGVVKFTKAFHSSSFTTDEGEVVYGGMPAGILFQAEGKTIYHAGDTEVFGDMKILGEQNDIDMAFVPIGDYFTMGPKDAAYAVGLLKPKMVVPIHYNTFPPIEQDPEHFKLLVKDVQVNILQPGESVELESEPSN; this is encoded by the coding sequence ATGCACATTTCATATCATGGTCATTCTGTCGTCAAAATTAAAACAGGGGAGTTTACGATTTTAATTGATCCATTTATTAGCGGCAACAAACTTACAGATTTGCAGGTTGCAAACGAAAAGCCAAATGCCATTCTATTGACGCATGCTCATAATGATCATGTCGGTGATACAGTTGAGCTGGCGAAAAACAATAATGCACAAGTAGTAGCGCCGGTTGAACTAGCTAATTATTTAAGTAGTCAAGGCGTAGATGCGGTCGGTATGAATTTAGGTGGTGCGCATAAGTTCGACTTTGGAGTTGTGAAGTTTACGAAAGCTTTCCATAGCTCATCTTTTACAACTGATGAAGGAGAAGTCGTTTATGGAGGGATGCCTGCTGGAATTTTGTTCCAAGCAGAAGGCAAAACGATTTATCATGCAGGCGATACAGAAGTATTTGGAGACATGAAGATTTTGGGGGAACAAAATGATATTGATATGGCATTTGTGCCAATTGGTGATTATTTCACAATGGGACCAAAAGACGCAGCGTATGCGGTGGGATTATTAAAACCAAAAATGGTGGTGCCAATTCATTACAATACATTCCCTCCTATTGAACAAGATCCTGAGCATTTCAAATTGTTAGTAAAAGATGTTCAAGTGAACATTTTACAACCAGGAGAAAGTGTGGAATTAGAGTCTGAACCTTCGAACTGA
- a CDS encoding NADP-dependent oxidoreductase, translated as MKAIVIDNYGGREQLVEREIETPSITDDQVLVEVHATSVNQIDWKLREGYLKEMLPWEFPIILGWDVAGVVAEVGANVKHFQVGNRVFARPATTRQGTYAEFVPVEADLLAHMPESMSFEEGAAIPLAGLTAYQCIVGFANVKKGEKVLIHAGAGGVGTMAIQIANSIGAYVATTASDINDELVKSLGANRVINYSEEDFSELLENFDAVLDTMGGEVLEKSFKVLKKGGKLISIAGQPSPEQAKEHEVNATSYWLEPNGAQLHQLANLFISGELKPTIGHVFDFSEQGVRNAHELSETHHARGKIIIKLKS; from the coding sequence ATGAAAGCAATTGTTATTGATAACTACGGCGGTAGAGAGCAATTAGTTGAACGAGAAATTGAAACGCCATCGATTACGGATGATCAAGTGCTTGTTGAAGTTCATGCAACTTCAGTCAATCAAATTGATTGGAAACTACGTGAAGGTTATTTAAAAGAAATGCTACCTTGGGAATTTCCGATTATTTTAGGGTGGGATGTAGCAGGTGTAGTAGCTGAAGTTGGAGCTAACGTTAAACATTTTCAAGTGGGAAATCGTGTCTTTGCAAGACCGGCGACAACAAGACAAGGGACTTATGCAGAGTTTGTCCCAGTAGAAGCAGACTTACTTGCGCATATGCCTGAAAGCATGTCATTTGAAGAAGGTGCGGCTATTCCATTAGCTGGACTAACTGCCTATCAATGTATTGTTGGCTTTGCGAATGTGAAAAAAGGAGAAAAAGTCCTAATTCATGCAGGAGCTGGTGGAGTGGGAACGATGGCTATTCAAATAGCCAATAGCATCGGGGCGTACGTAGCTACGACTGCGAGTGATATCAATGACGAATTGGTTAAATCTTTAGGAGCAAACCGTGTGATTAACTATAGTGAAGAAGATTTTAGTGAATTGCTGGAGAATTTTGATGCCGTTTTAGATACTATGGGCGGTGAAGTATTGGAGAAAAGTTTTAAAGTGTTGAAAAAAGGCGGTAAGCTAATTTCCATTGCAGGACAACCTTCTCCTGAACAAGCGAAAGAGCATGAAGTAAACGCAACAAGTTATTGGTTAGAGCCAAATGGTGCGCAATTGCATCAACTGGCTAACCTTTTCATATCTGGCGAATTAAAACCAACAATTGGTCATGTTTTTGATTTCTCGGAGCAAGGGGTTAGAAACGCTCATGAATTGAGTGAGACTCACCATGCCCGCGGGAAAATTATCATCAAACTAAAATCATAA
- a CDS encoding universal stress protein — translation MYKKILVAVDGSENSKRAGKHAAQLATMSKDTEVTVVYVSDFDEDSQEKVHDGGQLEFELSRKKKVQSIREQLELNETFYKIEVMHGRPAPVIIEMANDGGFDLVVIGSRGLNPVSKILLGGVSQKVVNHSNCPVLVVK, via the coding sequence ATGTATAAAAAGATTTTAGTCGCCGTAGATGGTTCCGAAAATTCGAAGCGAGCAGGCAAACACGCTGCACAGCTAGCCACCATGAGTAAAGATACAGAAGTGACGGTTGTCTATGTTTCTGATTTTGACGAAGACAGTCAAGAGAAAGTGCATGATGGAGGTCAACTTGAATTTGAGTTGTCACGAAAGAAAAAGGTTCAATCAATTAGAGAGCAGCTTGAATTAAATGAAACGTTTTATAAAATCGAAGTGATGCATGGTCGTCCGGCACCGGTCATTATTGAAATGGCAAACGATGGCGGATTTGATTTAGTCGTTATTGGGAGCCGTGGATTAAATCCCGTTTCAAAAATATTACTTGGTGGAGTTAGTCAAAAAGTTGTTAATCATTCAAATTGTCCGGTGCTAGTTGTAAAATAA
- the nhaC gene encoding Na+/H+ antiporter NhaC, with the protein MQMIKPVITPKFLEAIFITIAIFLLISISIIQFGSVPHIPILLSILLLFGYGLIKDVSYQKLEKGLVEGAGAGMSAVFLFFFIGMLISSWMISGTIPTMIYAGFSIISMTFFFAIVFIVTSLIGLSVGSSLTTVATIGVAFIGMATAMDLSLAVTAGAIVSGAFFGDKMSPLSDTTNLSSAIVGVDLFEHIRNMGWTTIPAFLLTLVFFLIVSPRATEGTIQDVSEFKEGLLATGMIHWYTLIPLIVLIVLTFIKVPALMTLAISSISAIVISFLHQVSTASEIFNVLFSGYVSSTGIAEIDSLLSRGGMERMMFTVALVLLALSMGGLLFTLGIVQCLLAKIESLLNKVSSVIAASALTAIGINILIGEQYLSILLTGQAFKEPYDKVGLAGKNLSRVMEDAGTVVNPLVPWSVCGIFITGVIGVPTLEYLPFAVFCLLSPVLTVVFGFTGKTLTFK; encoded by the coding sequence ATGCAAATGATTAAACCAGTCATCACACCAAAGTTTTTGGAAGCTATTTTTATTACAATTGCGATCTTTTTACTGATAAGTATTAGCATCATTCAGTTTGGATCGGTTCCTCATATTCCAATTCTACTTTCGATATTATTGTTGTTTGGTTATGGCTTAATAAAAGATGTATCTTACCAAAAACTTGAAAAAGGCTTGGTAGAAGGTGCAGGCGCAGGCATGAGTGCTGTATTTTTGTTTTTCTTTATCGGCATGCTCATTAGTAGTTGGATGATTAGCGGGACCATTCCGACAATGATTTATGCTGGATTTTCAATAATTTCAATGACATTCTTTTTTGCCATTGTTTTTATTGTTACTTCGTTAATTGGTTTATCGGTCGGCAGTTCGCTAACAACGGTTGCGACGATTGGTGTGGCATTTATAGGTATGGCAACGGCAATGGACTTATCGCTTGCAGTGACGGCGGGTGCTATCGTCTCAGGCGCATTTTTTGGTGATAAAATGTCGCCGTTGTCAGATACAACAAATTTATCATCTGCTATCGTAGGTGTCGATTTGTTTGAGCATATTCGCAATATGGGTTGGACCACGATTCCAGCTTTTCTGCTCACATTGGTTTTTTTCCTCATTGTTTCTCCACGGGCTACAGAGGGGACGATACAAGATGTCAGTGAATTTAAGGAAGGTCTTTTAGCTACAGGGATGATTCATTGGTATACGTTGATTCCGCTAATTGTTTTGATCGTCTTAACATTTATAAAGGTACCAGCATTGATGACGCTAGCGATTAGCTCAATTTCGGCTATTGTGATTTCTTTTCTGCACCAAGTATCCACAGCTTCTGAGATTTTCAATGTGCTATTTAGCGGATATGTGTCATCTACCGGCATTGCAGAGATTGATAGTTTGTTATCACGAGGTGGCATGGAACGTATGATGTTTACAGTGGCACTCGTACTTTTAGCATTAAGCATGGGTGGCTTGTTATTCACGTTAGGGATTGTACAGTGTCTATTAGCTAAAATTGAAAGCTTGTTGAACAAAGTGTCTTCTGTTATTGCCGCATCTGCTTTGACAGCAATCGGTATCAATATTTTAATCGGAGAACAATACTTATCAATTTTGTTAACGGGTCAAGCATTTAAAGAACCGTACGATAAAGTGGGACTTGCCGGTAAAAACTTGAGCCGTGTTATGGAAGACGCAGGAACAGTTGTTAATCCGCTCGTGCCATGGAGTGTTTGTGGAATTTTCATAACAGGTGTTATCGGCGTTCCCACACTCGAATACTTGCCATTTGCCGTCTTTTGTCTGTTGTCTCCAGTATTGACCGTAGTATTTGGATTTACAGGAAAAACATTAACTTTTAAATAA
- the queC gene encoding 7-cyano-7-deazaguanine synthase QueC, protein MKNEKAVVVFSGGQDSTTCLFWAIKNFKEVATVTFDYGQRHSAEIECARKIADELGVLFKVLDMTLINQLSANALTRDDIEVTAEEGELPSTFVPGRNLLFLSFAAVYADAIGSRHLITGVSQTDFSGYPDCRDTFIRSLNVTLNLAMDKQFIIHTPLMWLDKADVWELSDTLGALDFVQEKTLTCYNGIPSTGCGECPACQLRTDGLARYQAKKMAGANT, encoded by the coding sequence ATGAAGAACGAAAAAGCGGTTGTCGTTTTTAGCGGTGGCCAAGACAGTACCACTTGCCTATTTTGGGCGATTAAGAACTTTAAAGAAGTTGCAACAGTAACTTTCGATTATGGCCAGCGCCATTCTGCTGAAATTGAATGTGCTCGAAAAATCGCCGATGAACTTGGCGTACTTTTTAAAGTGTTGGACATGACGTTGATCAATCAACTTTCAGCAAATGCGCTGACGCGAGATGACATCGAAGTAACAGCAGAGGAAGGTGAACTTCCTTCGACATTTGTACCAGGTCGAAATCTCTTATTTTTATCTTTTGCAGCAGTTTATGCAGATGCCATTGGTTCGCGACATTTAATCACAGGTGTTAGTCAGACCGATTTTAGTGGCTATCCCGATTGCCGCGATACCTTTATCCGGTCATTGAATGTCACATTAAACCTGGCGATGGATAAACAATTTATCATTCACACCCCATTGATGTGGCTCGACAAAGCAGATGTATGGGAACTTTCCGATACACTTGGAGCACTTGATTTTGTTCAAGAAAAAACATTAACATGTTATAACGGCATTCCGAGCACCGGCTGCGGTGAATGTCCAGCTTGCCAATTACGCACTGATGGCCTCGCACGCTATCAAGCGAAAAAAATGGCAGGTGCAAACACATGA
- a CDS encoding DHH family phosphoesterase yields the protein MNSQIIDTIKQYTTIIIHRHVRPDPDAYGSQLGLKYLLEQNYPDKRILAAGTHEYTMDFLDFPDVVADEDFEGALIIVTDTANTDRVDDQRYKTGAKLIKIDHHPNDDAYGDIVHVDTTASSASEIIYELYEYGHQNENWTMSAKAARLLYAGIIGDTGRFLFPSTTQRTFAVAGELIKYDFNRNALHNGMYEMDRKLLHLQGYMYQNFKMDENGAAHVKITKDILKEFNVTASDTSLLVGSLGNVKGMKAWVILIEEEKEIRVRLRSKGPIINTLAKEFGGGGHPMASGATAYSWEEADRVIERLAEICAAAN from the coding sequence ATGAACAGCCAAATCATCGACACAATTAAACAATATACGACCATTATTATTCATCGTCATGTTCGACCAGACCCAGATGCGTACGGATCTCAGCTTGGTTTGAAATATTTGTTAGAACAAAACTATCCAGACAAGCGCATTTTAGCAGCTGGAACACATGAATACACAATGGATTTCCTTGATTTTCCAGATGTTGTTGCAGATGAAGATTTTGAAGGGGCTTTAATCATCGTAACGGACACTGCAAATACTGACCGTGTTGACGATCAGCGGTATAAAACGGGCGCCAAGCTTATCAAAATTGACCATCATCCAAATGACGATGCTTATGGTGACATTGTACATGTTGACACGACAGCTAGTTCTGCTTCTGAAATTATTTACGAACTTTATGAATATGGTCACCAAAATGAAAATTGGACGATGAGTGCGAAAGCTGCACGCTTGTTGTACGCAGGGATTATTGGAGACACGGGTCGATTTTTATTTCCGAGCACAACCCAAAGGACTTTTGCAGTTGCAGGAGAATTGATCAAATATGACTTTAATCGAAACGCGTTACATAACGGAATGTACGAGATGGACCGAAAATTATTGCATCTGCAAGGATATATGTACCAAAATTTCAAAATGGACGAAAATGGTGCAGCACATGTGAAAATTACAAAAGACATTTTAAAAGAATTTAATGTGACGGCATCGGATACTTCATTACTAGTCGGCTCACTCGGCAATGTAAAAGGGATGAAAGCTTGGGTTATCTTAATTGAAGAAGAAAAAGAAATACGTGTTCGATTGCGTTCAAAAGGGCCTATTATCAATACATTAGCAAAAGAATTCGGTGGCGGCGGTCATCCAATGGCTTCTGGTGCTACAGCTTATTCATGGGAAGAAGCTGATCGTGTAATCGAGCGCCTAGCAGAAATTTGTGCAGCTGCAAACTAA
- a CDS encoding YtpI family protein produces MLIFVILIILSFVVYFYNKTKQFRTRTVLPIRKKWYSARASMALGSFVTFFGINQLFVFQSILTYIISSVFIILGLALIYYNFKASKHYHVFLEEEADLNP; encoded by the coding sequence ATGTTAATTTTTGTAATTTTAATTATTTTATCATTTGTTGTTTATTTTTATAACAAAACAAAGCAATTTCGTACACGAACAGTTTTGCCTATTCGAAAAAAATGGTATTCTGCACGCGCTTCAATGGCGTTAGGTAGTTTCGTTACGTTTTTCGGCATTAATCAACTATTTGTTTTTCAGTCGATACTTACGTATATCATTTCAAGCGTCTTTATCATTCTTGGTTTGGCTTTGATTTATTACAATTTCAAAGCATCAAAACATTACCATGTATTTCTTGAAGAAGAAGCAGATTTAAACCCTTAA